Proteins encoded together in one Dermacentor variabilis isolate Ectoservices chromosome 2, ASM5094787v1, whole genome shotgun sequence window:
- the LOC142570804 gene encoding uncharacterized protein LOC142570804: MYVLQVLHCSRLRLQAPHRVFATFIWSSRCEWMRRDNLFLPLERGGLGLVHLFVRQIVSRLFFFRDSDHPFLREMLQLRLVHYVPNIVVSSNVKDVPQAPWGFLKEVVDTLLFLKVRFSLEYVFTASRKAISAALVDSIFPDPLYRASYLNRPYQDVLKRVRKMCVPPGVKTSFFKLHSETLPVKAWLNSRGCFVPWCTNCRLCPRAETIDHCFIDCRDAVFFWDILQRTLKKDIDMTPYSIRFLPFQVTGGPPYDMFIVLGLYSLWRSRLCDRHAESPRTTKSLFRESAAYVRSVYAVQDPPPDWMHLLDACVCLPEF, translated from the coding sequence atgtatgtgctcCAAGTGCTGCACTGCTCAAGACTTCGCCTTCAGGCCCcgcatcgcgtatttgcaacattcaTTTGGAGTTCGAGATGTGAATggatgcggcgcgacaatctgtttctcccccttgaacgtggtggtctaggattagtacacctcttcgtcaggcaaattgtttctcgcctgtttttctttcgagacagtgaccatccgttcttgcgtgaaatgttgcaactgcgtttagttcattatgttcctaacatagtagtgtcatcaaatgtcaaagatgtcccacaggctccttggggctttctcaaggaggttgttgATACATtgcttttcttgaaagttagattcagcctggagtacgtgttcacagcgagtcgaaaagcaatttctgcggcactggttgactctattttcccagatcctttgtatcgtgcatCTTATTTAAAtcgaccttatcaggatgtacttaaacgcgtccgaaaaatgtgtgtgcctcctggagtaaaaacttctttctttaagttacattcggaaacactccctgttaaagcttggttgaattcgaggggttgctttgtgccgtggtgcacaaactgtcggctctgtccacgtgccgaaaccatagatcactgtttcatagactgtagggacgctgtatttttttgggacattctccaacggacacttaaaaaggacattgacatgactccATACTCAATTAGGTTTCTGCCGTTTCAGGTTAcaggtggtcctccctatgacatgttcattgtaCTTGGTTTATATAGCCTGTGGAGAAGTAGACTctgtgatcgccatgccgaaagcccacGAACTACAAAATCCTtatttcgcgaaagtgctgcgtatgtaagaagtgtgtacgccGTGCAGGaccctccgccagactggatgcacttgttggatgcatgtgtgtgtttgcctgagttttaa